TCGTGCACGTGTTCAGACCCGAAGTCCGCGAGTTCTACAACCTCGAGAGGTTGTACACGCAGGGCCCGGGGGCGGCGAAGGCGATCTAGGCTCACTGAGCCGATTTCGAATCGGCTGACGCGCATGCTAGCGTCGTGCGCGCGCCTGATGCGCGCGACCTCGAAAACACGACGCTGAAGCCATCGCCCTAGAGACGTCATGCGTGTTGCTGTCATTGCCGTGGGCCGGCTGAAGCAGGGCCCCGAACGGGAGCTTGCCGATCGCTATTTCGAGCGGTTCGACGAGGCCGGCCGCAAGCTCGGATTCCGCGAGCTCATGGTCCACGAAATCCCGGAAAGCCGCGCGCGCGACACCGCGACGCGGATGGCCGAAGAAGCCGCGGCGATAGCTGCGCATATTCCGGAAAAATCGATCCTGGTGGCGCTGGACGAGCGCGGGCAAAATCTCGACTCCACCGTATTCGCACGGCATCTCGGGCGCTGGCGCGACGAGGGTGCCGGACATACTATCTTCGTGATCGGAGGGGCGGACGGACTTTCGCCCGAATTGCGCCGTAAGGCCAAGCTCGCGATTGCGTTCGGCTCTGCGACCTGGCCGCACCAAATGGTCCGCGTCATGCTTCTGGAACAGCTTTATCGGGCTGCCACCATTCTGGCTGGCCATCCCTATCACCGCGCGTGATGCGCGCCACAACGAGCACCTTTGCCGACACGATGCGAGCACCGCTCCTCAACCTGTTGCTGATCGCAAGCTGCGCCGGCGCAAGCCTCGCGCAAGCTCAGACGGCGGCGCCGCCGCAGACCGCGGCGGTCTCGCCCGATGCGATCAAGCAGCGTGAGCAGGAGCTCGAGGCCGCACGCGCCAGCCAGAAGAGCGCGGAGGAAGCGCAGGCCAAGCTCAAGGCCGAGATCACCGCACTCGGCCAGGACCGCACCCAGCTCAATCAGCAGCTGATCGACACCGCCGCCAATGTGCGCGCCGTCGAGACCAAGATCGACGAAACCGAGATCCGCCTGCGAAACCTGAACGGCCGCGAGCAGGAGATGCGCGCCTCGCTCGATTCGCGCCGCGCCGACATCGTCGAAGTTCTGGCGGCGTTGCAGCGCGCCGGGAGGCGGACGCCGCCGGCGCTACTGGTGCGGCCCGAAGATGCGCTACAATCGTTGCGTACGGCGATGCTGCTCGGCGCGGTTGTGCCGGAGCTGCGCGGCCGTGCGGAAAAGATCGCAGGCGAGCTCGGCGAGCTCGTGGCCTTGCGCAAGAACATCGCCACCGAACGCGACCAGCTCGCGTCGGATCGCGACAAGGTTCGCAACGACCAGACCAAGCTCACGGCTTTGGTGGACGAGCGGCAGCGCCAGCAGGCGGCGCGTGAAAAGGATCTTGACGCCGAGAACACGCGCGCCATCGCGCTGTCGAGACAGGTCGGGGACCTCCAGGGGTTGATCACCAAGATGGAGCAGGATCTGCAGAGCGCCGCCAAGGCTGCGGAGAAGGCGGCCGAGGCGGCAAGGCAGGCCGAGGCGAAGGCGGCGGCCAGTGCCAAGTCCGGTCCGGGCGCTTTCAAGGACAGATCCCGGACCACCCCGGCGATGGCCTTCGCGTCGGCCAAGGGGCTCCTGCCGCTTCCGGTTAACGGTAACAAGATCCGGGACTTTGGCGGTTCCGACGGGGTCGGCGGGGTCCAGAAGGGCATTTCGCTGGCCACCAAGCCGGGCTCCCAGGTCACAACGCCGTGTGACGGCTGGGTGGTCTATTCCGGCCCCTTCCGCAGCTATGGACAACTCTTGATCCTCAACGCCGGGGGCGGGTATCATGTCCTGATCGCCGGGATGGAGCGCATTTCGGTCAACATCGGACAGTTTGTGCTCACGGGGGAGCCGGTCGCGACCATGGGGTCGACTTCTCAAGTCGCCTCCATTCTCGCCACGAACGCGAGTCAACCTGTGCTGTATGTCGAGTTCCGTAAAGACGGCACTCCAATCGATCCAGGCCCATGGTGGGCCACAAATGAAGGCGAGAAGGTTCGCGGATGATGCGCAAGACTTCAGTAATCCTCCTCAGCGCGGCCACCGGCGCGGCGCTGACGCTGTTCGTGACCCAGCCGCGTGCGGTGTTCATGGGCTCGAGCGCGCGCGCCGCCACCGCGGACACCTATCGCCAGCTCAACCTGTTCGGCGACGTCTTCGAGCGCGTGCGCTCCGACTATGTCGAGAAGCCGGACGACACCAAGCTGATCGAATCCGCCATCAGCGGCATGCTCACCGGCCTCGATCCGCATTCGAGCTACATGGACGCCAAGAGCTTCCGCGACATGCAGGTGCAGACGCGCGGTGAGTTCGGCGGCCTCGGCATCGAGGTCACGATGGAAGACGGCCTGATCAAGGTGGTCTCGCCGATCGACGACACGCCAGCCTCGCGCGCCGGCATCATGGCCAACGACATCATCACCAATCTCGACGACGAGGCGGTGCAGGGCCTGACCCTGAACCAGGCGGTCGAGAAGATGCGCGGTCCGGTCAACACCAAGATCAAGCTCAAGATCATCCGCAAGGGCCAGGACAATCCGCTCGACGTCACGCTCGTGCGCGATAACATCCGCGTCCGCTCGGTGCGTGCGCGCGTCGAACAGGACGACATCGCCTATATCCGCATCACCACCTTCAACGAGCAGACCACCGAAGGCCTGAAGCGCGAGGTCACCAACCTCTCGAATCAGATCGGCGACAAGCTGAAGGGCTACATCATCGACCTCCGCAACAATCCGGGCGGCCTGCTCGAGGAAGCGGTCACCGTCTCCGACTCGTTCCTGGAGAAGGGCGAGATCGTGTCGACCCGCGGCCGCAATGCCGAGGAGACCCAGCGCCGTACCGCGCATTCGGGCGATCTCACCAAGGGCAAGCCTGTTATCGTGCTGGTCAATGGCGGCTCGGCCTCGGCCTCCGAGATCGTCGCCGGCGCGCTGCAGGACCACAAGCGCGCGACCATCGTCGGCACGCGCTCGTTCGGCAAGGGTTCGGTGCAGACCATCATCCCGCTCGGCTCGGGCAACGGCGCGTTGCGGCTGACCACGGCGCGCTATTACACGCCGTCGGGCAAGTCGATTCAGGCCAAGGGCATCGTGCCCGACATCGAAGTGCTCCAGGACGTGCCGGACGAGTTGAAGTCCCGTACCGACACCAAGGGCGAGGCGTCGCTGCGCGGCCACCTCAAGAATGACGGCGACGAGAAAACCGGCTCGCAGTCCTACGTCCCGCCGGACGCCAAGGACGACAAGGCGCTCAAGCTCGCCGACGACCTGCTCCATGGCATCAAGAACAGCGCCTCGGCCGCACCCACGCCGGGTGGCGACAAGGCCGCCGCTGACAAGCCCAAGGCTGCGAACTAAGTCCTCGCATCCGACGATCTGACGAAAAGGGCGGCTCCAGAAGCCGCCCTTTTTGCTTGGAACTCCCAGTGCCCCGGCCTATCCCGGCCTGCCGCCGCTTGACCTCGGCGTGGTATCGTCATCGCGAGTGATTCGGGATCGCGCATGACTGAAACGGCCGATGATCTGAGCGCGCCGCTCGGACAGGACAAGCCGCGCCGGAAACGCCGGCTGCGGCTGCCGTTCACGGCCATGCAGCTGCTCGCCGTCCTGCTCGGCCTGTTCCTCGTTACCTTTGCCGGCTTCGCCATCTTCAACAAGGATCCGCTCGGCGGCGAGCCGATGACGCGGATCGCGATCCGCGAGCTTAAAGGAACGGATGAAAAGCCAGTGGCCTCGGGCCATGGCAGCGAGAGCAAGCAAGAGGGCAAGCACGACACCAAGGACGCGCCGAAGCAGGCGGGCGAGCAGAAAACCGTCACCATGATCGACGGCTCCACCGGCGCACGCCATGACGTGGTGATCGGGGGCGACGCCGCCGACAAGGGCGAGGCGGCTGCCGCTTCCGCGCCGCCGCCGGTCATGAACGGGATCGATCCCAAACTGCTGGAGAAATCACGCTACGGCATGATCCCGGTGGTCGCCGGGGACTTGAGGCCGTTCAACGTCTACGCGGCCGACGCCGACCGCGCCAAGGCCGCAAAGATGCCGGTGGTCGCCATCGTGATCGGCGGACTCGGCGTCGGCGCCGCCAAGACCACCGATGCGATCATGAAGCTGCCGCCGGCGGTGACGCTGGCCTTCACGCCCTACGGATCCGATCCCGGCAAGCTTGCCGAGCGAGCTCGCGCCCAGCGCCACGAGATCTTCCTCCAGATCCCGATGGAGCCCTACGATTTCCCCGACAATGATCCCGGGCCGCAGACGCTGCTGACCTCGCTCAGTGCCGACCAGAACATGGATCGTCTGTACTGGCATCTGAGCCGGATGCAGGGCTATG
This genomic stretch from Bradyrhizobium sp. CCGB12 harbors:
- the rlmH gene encoding 23S rRNA (pseudouridine(1915)-N(3))-methyltransferase RlmH produces the protein MRVAVIAVGRLKQGPERELADRYFERFDEAGRKLGFRELMVHEIPESRARDTATRMAEEAAAIAAHIPEKSILVALDERGQNLDSTVFARHLGRWRDEGAGHTIFVIGGADGLSPELRRKAKLAIAFGSATWPHQMVRVMLLEQLYRAATILAGHPYHRA
- a CDS encoding murein hydrolase activator EnvC yields the protein MRAPLLNLLLIASCAGASLAQAQTAAPPQTAAVSPDAIKQREQELEAARASQKSAEEAQAKLKAEITALGQDRTQLNQQLIDTAANVRAVETKIDETEIRLRNLNGREQEMRASLDSRRADIVEVLAALQRAGRRTPPALLVRPEDALQSLRTAMLLGAVVPELRGRAEKIAGELGELVALRKNIATERDQLASDRDKVRNDQTKLTALVDERQRQQAAREKDLDAENTRAIALSRQVGDLQGLITKMEQDLQSAAKAAEKAAEAARQAEAKAAASAKSGPGAFKDRSRTTPAMAFASAKGLLPLPVNGNKIRDFGGSDGVGGVQKGISLATKPGSQVTTPCDGWVVYSGPFRSYGQLLILNAGGGYHVLIAGMERISVNIGQFVLTGEPVATMGSTSQVASILATNASQPVLYVEFRKDGTPIDPGPWWATNEGEKVRG
- a CDS encoding S41 family peptidase, with the protein product MMRKTSVILLSAATGAALTLFVTQPRAVFMGSSARAATADTYRQLNLFGDVFERVRSDYVEKPDDTKLIESAISGMLTGLDPHSSYMDAKSFRDMQVQTRGEFGGLGIEVTMEDGLIKVVSPIDDTPASRAGIMANDIITNLDDEAVQGLTLNQAVEKMRGPVNTKIKLKIIRKGQDNPLDVTLVRDNIRVRSVRARVEQDDIAYIRITTFNEQTTEGLKREVTNLSNQIGDKLKGYIIDLRNNPGGLLEEAVTVSDSFLEKGEIVSTRGRNAEETQRRTAHSGDLTKGKPVIVLVNGGSASASEIVAGALQDHKRATIVGTRSFGKGSVQTIIPLGSGNGALRLTTARYYTPSGKSIQAKGIVPDIEVLQDVPDELKSRTDTKGEASLRGHLKNDGDEKTGSQSYVPPDAKDDKALKLADDLLHGIKNSASAAPTPGGDKAAADKPKAAN
- a CDS encoding divergent polysaccharide deacetylase family protein, with the translated sequence MTETADDLSAPLGQDKPRRKRRLRLPFTAMQLLAVLLGLFLVTFAGFAIFNKDPLGGEPMTRIAIRELKGTDEKPVASGHGSESKQEGKHDTKDAPKQAGEQKTVTMIDGSTGARHDVVIGGDAADKGEAAAASAPPPVMNGIDPKLLEKSRYGMIPVVAGDLRPFNVYAADADRAKAAKMPVVAIVIGGLGVGAAKTTDAIMKLPPAVTLAFTPYGSDPGKLAERARAQRHEIFLQIPMEPYDFPDNDPGPQTLLTSLSADQNMDRLYWHLSRMQGYAGLANFMGARFIATEPAMQPIIREAAKRGLGFFDDGSSPRSIASQAAANQAMPFGKGDIAIDVVPTPTEIDRALNKLESTARERGIAVGTASALPVSIERIGAWTKTLNDRGILLVPLTTAMLKSKSS